The Cololabis saira isolate AMF1-May2022 chromosome 23, fColSai1.1, whole genome shotgun sequence genomic sequence TTACCAAGGGTTgtaatgcagtttttttttctttttcccaccTGGTGTGGAAGCTGTCACTTGCTTTTGTAAGCTTGTTTTAACCCTGTATTTTTCATCCATTAACAAACCAGCAACTGGTGCCTCACGGCTTGGAAATGCATCGGACAAACACTGTAGGTACACATGTAAAATGCTGGAGGATTGTAAACATGAACAGTAAAATGTCTTGCTTGCACAGCTGGATTGATGCAAATATTCTTTCCACCAGACGTGTTGAACAGGGGACTGAAACATGCTGCTCTCATTCTCCATTTATAACCTGAATAAATTAAATGAGTTAGCTCAAACCCTTAGACGCCAAATCCACAGAAATAAAACAGCATCTGAggttatttctgctgcttctaaaagtatttcttcttcttttattttgtaaatttcCGACGTAGCGTTTCAAAAGAAACATATGGCGCGTCATCACTCTCTGACCTTATTGTTATTCGTCTTTGTCAGTCATTAAAAACAAGCCCTATTAGTGGAAGTCATGACTCTGCACCTCTCAACCAGCCATGATTTTGATGGATGGTGAGCTAATTTAAAGTCATAAAGATTCCACTGGGACAGACAGGAACCTGGCTCTGTGGACCTGCTGCTGGTTCAGTCCCATTTTCCAAAAAGTTTGTGTTCAGCTATTAAAAGCCAGACCGTGAGGAACTTTACTTTTTTCACATTCATCACAGTGAAGTGTTATAGGAAGGTTACTTGCACTGAAAGTTTATCATTTATATTGAAACATCTATCATCTGTCTTTTAGGTGCAGGGCTACTTTTGACCTGTTTTAGTGTTTTTGCTGAGTCACTTCTTCACCTGGAGACCTTCCTGATTCTTACTGACTGGACAACTTCATCAAGCTGGCCAGCGACTCCATCCACAGCTGGACAatggtaacacacacacacacacacacacacacacacacacacacacacacacacacacacaaccggagagCATGTTGTGCCCTCAGGTTCAGATGAATCTAAAAATTTTGATAGGATTCCATATGTGAAACTTAATAACTTATAAAACACTAGCAATTCAAAAtacaatatatgtatatatttaaaaacacaattatTGTCTGTTACTTGCCCTTTTATATAGCTACTTCCTAGATTAATTGTTCATCCCCCAAATGACCTCCAGATCCACTGGATTGCAAACTGAGATGCCGGTGTTTGTTCTCCTGCAGCCTTGATGAGTTTaattcactaaaccagctcttcagctgcttcagtctctggtttGAGTTGACCTCCACCTTTCCAGCCGATACTTGTAAGAAGGGCAGCTGAATGAAACTAAACACCAGCCTGCTGGTTAGCAGTGACTGAGCTTTCAGAATAAAATATTCATTTTGCATTTCTCTtaattcttagtaatatttcaTATAAACATTACTGAACTGTATTGATTTGAATGGTAAAAATCCTtccttccccttttcttttccctCCTCCCCAGTATGTTTTATCATGTTTAGGTGAAACCAGTTCCAGCTGTCTGAATTAACCAATCCACTATCAAATTCGGAatcattaatttaatattatttCTGGTTCCACACTCATTGCTAACAATTTCAGTAGATTTGATGTTGGTTTTTAAAACAGAAATGACATCACAAACATGCAGTGAGTTGATCTTTTTCTCAGTGAAGCAGGACACCAGGAAGCTTTTGACATTAACAATATTAACGTCGATTTGCGTTatgattttctttttgcttACAACTGTAACGTCCTTTTTTAGTGTTTAGATTCCTGTAAAAGTGTCAAAAACGTTAAGTGATGTGAACATTATCTTGTTGAATCCCAAACTATATCCTTTTAAACATTGAACAAAATAGTACTTTACTGTAAAAAGGCCCttgaaaataatacatttggacttttttcccccttctctGTAATTAAGAGTTTAATAAAAATGGACATGTAAGATACTGTATCTACTGGATTTACTGTGCATTATATTTTCACTGAGAAGTGTGGGTTTTGGTCCCAGTTATTTCTAACCATttataatgcttttttttttgttgaaaagcTTTAAGAGAGAAAAATTTAGATTTGTTCTTAATCAATGACAAAACAGCTATGAAGCTTTTGCTTGGCCTGCTGTTGTTTTCTCTGTAGTCCAGACCGAAGTAAGACAAGCTGCTATGAGTGAGATTTAAATCAGATTTTATTGCGTATTAGATGATCGCTAATGGCAACAACGTCCCTGTCTGCAGAGTGAATGATGTCTAAGAGCAGCTGCTATGGCCTGCAGCAGCGGTCAGAGCAATGCCGAATCTCTGGAGGGGTTCCACGAGGTGAACCTGGCTTCACCCACCACACCTGACCTTCAGGTAAGAGGACGGCGGTCACCACTTCAACTTCAGACTATCCAGGTGTTTCTATGTAATAGATGAGAACATTCAGCAGTGCAGATGTCGAGGAACATGAGGCAGAGATTTGAATGAAATCCACGTCAAACCTGCAGTTGACTTGTAGCGCCCCACTTGATGAGCCTTTACAAAACTTTAATACTGTAACATCAATACACACTCAGATATGGCGATATCCTGGAGTTAGCCCGTTGGAAAacattttcactaaacctgaaTCCAGCCAGGACTTTAGCTGGCTGTTTTCCCGCCAAAATAAAACCATGTTTTTTAACATATCATCAGCATCGTCCTCCCAAGTTTTTTGGGTGTGACTTCAACTCTTTGGCTCAGCAGTGATTTTGGTAAAACAGACCAGCTTTTTTGTTTCAGACGGAACCAGCGGGACTAATTTAACTAGTTGGCTCATTTCAAAAGTCCATGATGattgtggaagaaaaaaaactgcactTGCTCAGTCGGCTGCTAAATTGCATCGAGCATAAAAATAACTGACTGTGCACATTTTTAAGATAGAGTAATGACTGCTTTTTCACTGCTGTGTCTGCTAATGCTAGTGCTACTAATTTCCTGTCATATATTGCTGTAGTTGATGCAACTTGGAGCTGGGAAGGTTTGAGTGGACATGCAAGGACCTCTGCTTTGTGAAGCAGGAAGATTAAGGATTTTGCTTCATTTTAATATGAAgaaactagggctgtgcgattaatcgattttaaatctaaatcggatttattaatcaagacgatgttaaaaaaaggaaaatcggaaaatcgattttcctctctctttttcatatagctggaaaagaagaagagagctgtctgcattacagacagagctcgtctaatcatctttgtttggtcaagaaaattgtaaatgttgtcactttactaaactcaaggaggatttacagtatctttcaattgcacttcattcccaatagggaaatttgtttgctatttttctttaaaaataaagataaaatatttgaaacaatttattcgattgtcttttgtagttttaccaaaaaaatcgaaatcgaaaatcgggttttcagagaaaaacatcgggattttatttttgtccaaaattgcCCAGCCCTAGAAGAAACTGATCTTCTTGTGATCTGTTGacaaaaaaatgccagaaaatcAGAAATTTCATGCCACTCTGCTGCCAGAATCAGGACCGGTGCAGAACGTTTTATTCTCAGTTTTGGGATGGAAAAGATGCTGTTCACACAAACTTCCAGAATCATGAGTTTATAGCGTTGGCTTGGTTTTCTGACATCTCACTGGTAACCCTTTCTGTTTTTAATctctttattgtgtttttgtttgttgtccTGTAGAACCAAGCAGAGCAGCGCGCCCCTACCCGTCACAGCACCCCACCCGCGTCTCTGTATCGCACCCACTCTCTGGGACCCCCCCCTGCTGGCCTCCCCACCTCCCTGCGGGCCGACCAGCTCCCCACACAGCCAGTGTACTCCACGCCGCGGCACAGCCACAATGGAAGGTCAGGAAAATGCTCGTTTCTCCCCAATCAGCTGTAATCAATAGTTGGTTTTTCGTTCTAACttttatttcttccttccttccacgcTTATGCATAGTGTGCCAGGCTTGGAGGCGGAGTCGGCCGAGGGTAACTTCCTGCCtggagaggacggggaggaATGCAGCGCTTTGAGCGACAGCTTGTCGCGTCTGCGTAGCCCGTCGGTGATGGAGGTCCGGGAGAAAGGCTACGAGAGGCTAAAGGAAGAGTTGGCGAAGGCTCAGAGGGTAGGATGCACACACCCGGCCTCGGCTGCATGTCCTCAGAGGACGTCACATCGATTCTGATTCATCACTTGGGGATTTGCACCTGGAATTTAGCCTAAAATTACaatttccttttatttcaaAGTGCATTTTTAATGATTTGATATGGGTGTGTATGAAGGTGTCAAAATGTTCATTACAAATGACTGTGTGAGAGTGCAacttgactgtgtgtgtgtgaagcatTTGTCATGTTCATTACTAAATCTGGCATTATAacatcctttttattttttatttaaatacatgattgttttttacatttaatatttaatatcaCAATTAGGAATTTCATCATTGAATACAtcattatttttcatcttcttttgCCATGCTGTTTATTTAATCTTTTTGATTAAGATTCATGCGttcattttttgtttgtatttctgttgtgtttttttttctgtttttgttgtgttgttgttgttgttgttgtgtgggtgtgtggaAGGATCTGCTGTTGAAGGATGAGGAGTGTGAAAGGTTGTCTAAAGTCAGAGACCAGCTCGGccaggagctggaggagctcACCGCCAGTCTCTTCCAGGTCGGTCCGCCTCTCCTCCATCTGCTTTGtcttctctgcttcctgatcctCGTTTCTCTTCCTCCTGAGGCAGAGGCCAGGCAGATAACGGACGGATAAATTAAAATGACTGACATTTGTTGCTGTCAGTCGTTTGGCTGTAGAGTGCTGGAAAGCGACTAATGAAGTCTGCAGCTCTAGGTTGCACTGAGGATGTGGTTTATATTCCAGGACCGGGGACACGACCTGCATGCAAAGTTTTTGTTTATCAGGAAACTTTGATTTAAGAACTGTTGGACCTTTCAGAGACATCTTTACACACAAATATGATCCTAAATGGCATTTGACAAACTGAGTCACTATTTTCCAGCAACAAGCTGTTTATCATAAACATCAGGCTCATAAGGGGATCATAAAATGTTGAAGCTAATTCTGAAATCTAATTGGAAATGAACATGTACAGTAAGTTGCCACAAACACTTATATCTATGTCTtctgacaaaaaataaaatgcagctgTATTAGATGATGGAAAATCATTATTGCTGGCTGACAgcagctttttttaaaaattttatCTGAATAAAACAAGATCTGGTTTGTTTGCAATAACATTTGTTGGaagatggatttaaaaaaacaaacacatttaaatgtCTCTATTCTGAAAGGGATTAATAACAATTAGTCTCAAACAAAATGAAAGTCCAAAAATGTAGTTTCCAGTGTGCAGGTTAATCAGCGTCACTAATTCAGTCCAGCGACTGGATCAATGCTTTCCTCAGTCCTGCTCTACATATTGTTTAAATTTCTCTCAGAAGTCCATTTTCCCTGTCCTTTCCGATTCTCTTCCTTTATTATCAGATTGGGTCGTTTTTGAGCAGCTTGGTCAGCTAAAACAGTAAGCACAGGAAGCTGACACACAAAAGGGGTTAATTCCTAAAAGTATTGTTTGAATACGTGGAAAAATGGCTAGTACTCACAAGATCTGCGAGCAATTATTTAATTCTTGTCCAttggaagatttattttttccttttttttttttcctttgcaaaaTGGATGTTGCTCGGAGAAAAGGTTCAGTTGAAGTTTCTCTAAATATTAAAATGATTACATCTATAGTGGTTATCCGATAAGATACAGAAAATGTGTAATTATTGTTGAAttagatgaaaaaaatagaATTTAGAGTAAATGTTCTCTTTGAATAAAATCTTCAGTCATTCTGTTGTCACAAGATGGCGGTTTTAAAGACCTGACGTGATTTCCCTTGGATTCAAAACAAACGGAGCATTTCGTAGTTTGGCCTTCGTGCGACTGAATCTATCTGGTCTGGCCTTCGAGacatgcttttttatttttctttgtctttcgtTTCACTGACTTgttctttctcttctctttctttgCCTATTTATCACAGAAGGTGCTGgggtgtgtgtgcttgtgttttTCTGTAGTTTGAGTATCTAGAAAAAGCAGCATTTTGTAGCTAGAAGCTTGGTGCTGGGAGTCCCTGCAGGCTGAGTTTGATTTTTAtggttttgtatttgtttaaaagtaaaatgttcCTTAAGCTTACATAGATACTTCTTGATTATCAACATTTGATTTGATATTTTGTAGAAATTTCacattgtgtgtgcgtgtgtgtgcgtgtgtgtgtgtgtgtgtgtttcccagGAGGCCCACAAGATGGTGAGGGAAGCGAACGTCAAACAGGCTAATGCTGAAAAGCAGTTGAAAGAAGCACTGGGAAAGGTGACTGCAATGAACACTTGCACACCCCAAATGTTGTGTTAGAGTTTATCTAAAGGTTTGAACCATAAATACCACGAAAGATGCTGCTGCAGTTCTGGACTTTAATGTCGAGCACTCTTCAGCTTTCCTAATGTGAAAAATCGCTCATATCTTCACAGAAATCGGTCTCATTTAAGAATTGTGTTCCAGCTAAGGGAGATTTTTGGTGTAAAATGGTTTGTCACGCACAACCACCCATGAAGTTTTCCATAAAAggcaattaaaaaagaaaatcctctGTGTGAGTCACAAGCAAACTTAATTCACAAGTCTAGTGCTACAAAGGGAGCCGGCCAGTGAACACGAGCCACCAGTGTTGACTGTCATGACacagaaacctgcaggaaaccGCTTGGCCCGAACCTTGTTTTGGCTACAAATGGAGCCTGGAAAGGTCAACCTGACAATCAATCCAGCTGCTTTACATCGTAATCTAACGTAATCTTTCTGAGAGGAAAGTTCACACAATTTCATAGTTATATTGTATTTtctctaaaaatgatcaaattataattatttttattcatcaCGACAACATTAAACCCTCAGTATGTTTTTACTGAGGCTTAAAACACAGCCTTGTTGCTGCTatgtttaatttaaaaacagggttcatatgttttgaaaaaacctggaaaagtcatggaatttgaaaatgtcattttcaaggcctggaaaagttttggaaacgTAAGTTCACCCCAAAGGTTTTGGAAAAGTTAtggaatgtatttttttcacttaatgataacatttagtaataacagcctataaggtagatttaaaatggatcaataaatatttcatattgAAAAGTCTCACGCGTGACGTGCCTTGCATCTTGCGCATCATGCAGATTGGATTGAGTGACCACATTCTCCaacagttattacagttatattagattactatacaacatatactacaacatagTGCTGGTTTATCAGTGTTAGTTtgaacaaatgtttattttgtataaaactataattgtcattagatctccactgtggtgactttttacatagttgtattcctatatttcattcatacatagatgttttagaggtcatgtatagtcatggaaacttgctgccaagtcatgggaaagtcatgggaatttgttggttaaaatgtgtatgaaccctgTAAAAAGCATTTCTTTTCCTTgcttaaagctagggtctacgatgttacatattctatatttttatcaaaatcatttataagGTTGTTATAGCCCAATAGTGTTACCTGAAATATGATTtagcaaaaagaaccaaaagaaaatatttcttctatccgctgtaatcctgcaaagaCGTCAACCAATAGGCGCCATTCGGCCCGAACGGCACCTATTGGTCAATCTGCTTGAATGTCAGTTCTGGTCAGCTTTGTCTTACCACTTTCATACTGCAAGTTCAAGTTCAAACTGTCTCTTCCTTCATCCTCAGATTGACGTCCTCCAGGCTGAGGTCCAGGCCTTGAAGACGCTGGTGCTCTCCTCCCCCACCTCCCCTGTGGGTGAGCTCCCCTCTGGAGGGGTGAAGACGCCCTTCAGGAAGGGCCACAGCCGGAACAAGAGCACCTCCTCCGCCATCATGGGGACGCAGCCCGACCCGTCGGCCACGCAGCCCATCGTACGGGAGTGTAGGGAGGTGGGAGTGCTCACACACCAAACCCCTGAGCTTTACTGTCAAGTCCGATGGTTTGGAGATGGCAGGATCTGATGAAGCGCTTGTATCGGTGGTTATTCAGGTggacagtcagctgttcggggAGTTTAAGGCGTGGAAAGAGGAGCCGACGCTGGACCGGGGCTGCTCCTTCCTGGAGAGAGTTTACCGGGAGGACATCTACCCCTGCCTCACCTTCAGCAAGAGCGAGGTACAGAGATGGAGAGGAAGCAGTTAAAGGTGTTCCACGTGTTTGTCAAACATCAAACACAGTGAGGTGGAGTTTTGGTGAAGAACATGAAAGTGCTCCCTGCTGTCTGTGCAGACAGAAACGTATTAACACTGATACTCTGCTTGCATGCCTCGCCATCATATCCAGTGTGGATGGCCACCAAGTACAATAAAGTTGATAAAGGCTCACTAATGCAGATGTTTTCCCAACATTGATGCTGGATTAGCAGTTGATAAGGGTGCAGATACAAGTTATAAACAGACTCAGTTATTAGACTGTTCAGATAGCCCAAGAATATATCTGTATTGCAtaagatcaatcaatcaatgtttatttataaagccctttacaacacacagggtgaccaaagtgctttccattaaaatccacattaaaacaaaacaatttaaaaacgaaataatgaaaccattaaaattaaatgaagaatatttcacatcaatactgtgtattaaaagccagtctaaataaccaggttttcagtctggatttaaaaaccccaaagtcAGTGATGGTGCGCATTTCTGGGGGCAGCTTATTCCAGAGTCTTGGTCCAGCTACCGATACGGCCCGATCACCCCAGAGTTTAGTCCGTGTTCTTGGGACTTCCAGCAGGAGCTGATTTGAGGACATCTAGTGGAGTTCTGAACATGCACTTGTTCACATAAATAAAGAGGGGCAAGCCCAttgagggctttaaaaacaaagattaacattttaaaatcaattctaaaagaaacaggaagccagtgaggAGCAAATAAAACCGGGGTGATGTGTTCGCAACGTTGAGTATTAGTTAAAAAGCGTGCAGCGGCATTCTGAACAAGCTGAAGACAGCTAAGAGACTTGGAGACACCAACATACAAAGCATTACAATAATCAATTCTCGAGCTTATAAAAGCAGGAATGGTTTTTTCCAAGTCCGCAGGATTTAAGAATTGCTTTACTTTTGTTAAAACCCGTAACTGATAAAAACTGGTCCTGACCACGCTGTCAATTTGATTGTCAAATTTTAAGCTGCTATCAAAAATAACTCCAAGATTCCTCACAGAAGTTTCCCCCTTAAAAGATAGATCACCAGAGTGTGCTGAATCACCAAAGAAAATATATTCTGTTTTAccttcatttaaaggagcttgaggctccttttaagaaatgagactctctagcgccacccttcaccgcgacggccgttgggggtactgcagccaacactgaagccggcacgggagaacggggagaacgcacatgcagcgtcatgtgacgtcacatccgcaggacagcgcgggaaattcggcctccgaattgcagcacattttgcagcacacagcctgttcaaggcaacggagagataaaCTAGAGGGCTCAGtcattttggtttggaacgcttcatctgacattattactagaaaacttaaaacgtatacgaatttttttcataaatcctgcctcaagctccttttaagtgCAGAAAATTTCACCCCAACCATATTTTAATTTCTGTAATTCAGTCAGAAAGGGTTTGAAGAGATGCTCTGATCCTCTGATGGCTGTGTGAGCTGTGGaaataataaactagaactggttTGTGTTCATACTGACACTGCTCTGTCCCTCAGCTGGGTTCGGCCATCCTGGAAGCCGTGGAGCAGAACACACTCAGCGTGGAGCCGGTGGGTTTCCATCCGCTGCCGGTCGTTAAAGCATCAGCGGTGGAGTGCGGAGGACCAAAGTGAGAActcccacaaacacacaaacacacacacacacacaagcacactttCTCCCCTTCATCAAGCTTTCACACCTTCACCATCACATCTCCATCTTCCCTTAATTTCTTCCTCTAGTGGCCGAAGGGCTGAGCTCGTCACGTAAGTCTCTCTCCTGTCAGCATTGGTAATTTCTCCTCAGTTGCCCTGCCTGGCTCCTCCAAATCCTCCTGCTAACTCACGACATTCCTTCCTTCAGCCCCTCCTCCCTGCCCAGCTTCATCAGAGCGATGAGACGAACCTGATAGATGTTCGTCCttacctcttttcctccttccttgcttccttgaGTCTTAGTACTACTTGTTCATAGCTCGTCTTGGTTGGTAGACAAATTCAGTTCAGCCTTCTGCAGAAACGGAAgagaaatcaataaaaaacCTTCTGTTTCTCTGATAGAAAATGCGCCCTGAGTGGTCAGACCAAAACCTGTAAGCACAGAATCAAGTTCGGAGACTCATCCAACTATTACTACGTCTCTCCGTTCTGTAGATATAAAGTAAGTATAAACACACTTCACACACTGTAAAAGCAACATTGCTAACATACTTTCAGTCAGACAACAAATGCATTCATCTTCAAACCGCTGACATGTACAGGACAAAAAACTTTTTTGTCATAACTTGTAATACAAATCAATTTTGTATCGTGGAACAATACGTACCTATAGGGACATAAGAATGAAAAATTGGTGATCCAGAATGGGTGGCTTTCGCAGGACAAGACTTTTAGACAGTTTTCTTGTTGGGACTGGATGTTTCACATCTTAAGGTCCCCTGAAATGTAAAACATTCAGCAAAAATCAGACACACAAACATTCGTTTGAAGTCTGTCTATAAAACGTTGTCAGCAGTTGAAGGCAAGTTGCCAAAATGTAGAGGAATAAACAGTAGTGTAAGAATAGCGCCACCCCCAGAAGCAAAACCGACTGGCGTTTGATCCagttcaaataaaaacagaagcaAACTCGGGGTGAGAGTAAAAATGTTAGAAGTCTGATTCTCATGCATCCAGTCCAAAGGGAACTGAAGTTTATGTTGTCATATGTCTAAAAAACCAGACAAAAACAATATTCGAACAAGAGTAACACTGCAGGGATTGTTTGTTTTGAAACGTCATTCAGAAATCTGCCAGCTGGTGCCTCAATCATCCAAGTGAGTCAAGCTTTTCATCTGTTGTTTGTATtgacatttatttttgtttttaccccCCAGATCACAACAGTGTGTAATTTCTTTACCTACATTCGCTACATCCACCAAGGGCTGGTCAAGCAGCAGGATggtaggacacacacacacaactttaATCTGAATCATTTCATACGATTTATATTATATAAAGCTGAGCCGGAACATTTGTGTTAACAGAAAgtatattaaataaatcaatgaatgaatgaatgtatatGAAAAGAAGCCCAAATGGATAAATGAGGGGTAGAAATAAATGCAGAAATAAGTTCACTGTAGTTGAGTAAATTTTAAATCACATTTGGGATTTATTCTCTTCATAAGTTTTGTAAAATGTTAACTTCTTGTCAACAAAATTTCTCAAAATAGATGTTTTCATTTACAAGTAATTTTGAAATCATAACTTTTTTGAAgattaacattttttaagagattttaatttttttaatattgtgtatttatttttttgtctttttgtattCAACGGTCGttgctcttaaaaaaaaaaaaaaaaaaaaaaaaaaacatcaccgCAATCATTATTTTTAActcagaaataagaacattgaaATATATAAGCTCATTAACACATAGTCATCTTGCACCGTATGTATTGTTTGCATTTTTGTAGCCATGTTTTAGATTTTTGGGGACATGTGTTTTGTTTGAATATTGAGGCATGAAAGTCATATTCAGTGGGGTTGTTGGGTCTTGTAATATATGTAAGGGCGAGGGAGCCTGCTCTGACTCGTGTTACACGTGTGTGATGACACGGCTTCTCCCTCCTGCTGTGTTTGCAGCCGAGCAGATGTTCTGGGAGGTGATGCAGCTCCGCAGGGAAATGTCCTTCGCCAAGCTCGGCTACTACAAAGACCAGCTGTGACCCCCCCGACGGCACGTACAGCCCAGCTGCCCCCTCGCAGCAGATTCTGACCTGAGGTCCTGTCCTCCCCCTGGTCCTGCCCCCCCATCCACCATTTCTGGAGCCCCCCGGCACACAGCCGCCTCCCTCACCCCGTGTGTGAGtgtttttgtgtgcgtgtgtgagagaAACTGTTTACTTTTGATCAACACAACACGAAAGACTGAAAAACTGCAACCTGGAtgctctgttgttgttgttgttactgATCTGAACTGTGCATGGGTTTCTGCTGAGTTTGATGTTTGCTTTGTTGAAAGTTTAACACTCCGTTATATGAAGACAACTGACATGAAGAAAAGAACGACCTGttcttcccccctttttttta encodes the following:
- the rab3ip gene encoding rab-3A-interacting protein isoform X1 translates to MACSSGQSNAESLEGFHEVNLASPTTPDLQNQAEQRAPTRHSTPPASLYRTHSLGPPPAGLPTSLRADQLPTQPVYSTPRHSHNGSVPGLEAESAEGNFLPGEDGEECSALSDSLSRLRSPSVMEVREKGYERLKEELAKAQRDLLLKDEECERLSKVRDQLGQELEELTASLFQEAHKMVREANVKQANAEKQLKEALGKIDVLQAEVQALKTLVLSSPTSPVGELPSGGVKTPFRKGHSRNKSTSSAIMGTQPDPSATQPIVRECREVDSQLFGEFKAWKEEPTLDRGCSFLERVYREDIYPCLTFSKSELGSAILEAVEQNTLSVEPVGFHPLPVVKASAVECGGPNGRRAELVTKCALSGQTKTCKHRIKFGDSSNYYYVSPFCRYKITTVCNFFTYIRYIHQGLVKQQDAEQMFWEVMQLRREMSFAKLGYYKDQL
- the rab3ip gene encoding rab-3A-interacting protein isoform X3, with translation MACSSGQSNAESLEGFHEVNLASPTTPDLQNQAEQRAPTRHSTPPASLYRTHSLGPPPAGLPTSLRADQLPTQPVYSTPRHSHNGSVPGLEAESAEGNFLPGEDGEECSALSDSLSRLRSPSVMEVREKGYERLKEELAKAQREAHKMVREANVKQANAEKQLKEALGKIDVLQAEVQALKTLVLSSPTSPVGELPSGGVKTPFRKGHSRNKSTSSAIMGTQPDPSATQPIVRECREVDSQLFGEFKAWKEEPTLDRGCSFLERVYREDIYPCLTFSKSELGSAILEAVEQNTLSVEPVGFHPLPVVKASAVECGGPNGRRAELVTKCALSGQTKTCKHRIKFGDSSNYYYVSPFCRYKITTVCNFFTYIRYIHQGLVKQQDAEQMFWEVMQLRREMSFAKLGYYKDQL
- the rab3ip gene encoding rab-3A-interacting protein isoform X2, with amino-acid sequence MACSSGQSNAESLEGFHEVNLASPTTPDLQNQAEQRAPTRHSTPPASLYRTHSLGPPPAGLPTSLRADQLPTQPVYSTPRHSHNGSVPGLEAESAEGNFLPGEDGEECSALSDSLSRLRSPSVMEVREKGYERLKEELAKAQRDLLLKDEECERLSKVRDQLGQELEELTASLFQEAHKMVREANVKQANAEKQLKEALGKIDVLQAEVQALKTLVLSSPTSPVGELPSGGVKTPFRKGHSRNKSTSSAIMGTQPDPSATQPIVRECREVDSQLFGEFKAWKEEPTLDRGCSFLERVYREDIYPCLTFSKSELGSAILEAVEQNTLSVEPVGFHPLPVVKASAVECGGPKKCALSGQTKTCKHRIKFGDSSNYYYVSPFCRYKITTVCNFFTYIRYIHQGLVKQQDAEQMFWEVMQLRREMSFAKLGYYKDQL